GAGTTCCGCGACTTCGACGTCTTCGCATCGCTGGAGGAGTGGGAGAGCCTGTTGCTCGACCGGACCGGCGACGCGATCGCCGGCCCGGAGCAGGTGAACGACGAGGAGTCCCCGCTGATCCTGGGTTTCCTGCCGAAGCTCACCGCCGCTCTGGCCCGCGCCGACGCCGCCACCCTGCGCGACCTGACCGCGCGGTGGATCGCCGCCCGGGCCGCCGACGGCGAGACCCTCGACCCTTCGCTGGCCCGCAAGATCCTTGGCGCGGTGACCACCCTGGCCCGCTCCCGCCGCCGCCTGTACTGCCAGGTCGCCTGACCCCGGCCATGGACAGGCCGGCCCGGATCACGGACGTGCACGAGCTCGCGCTCGGCATGCCGCACGTCACGGTCGAGCACGCCATCGACAATCCGGTCTATCAGGTGGGCGGGAAATCGTTCGTCTTCTTCCGCAATCCGCGGCCGGACGCGGTCGACCCGGAGACCGGCGAGCGGTACACCGACGTCATCGTCTTCTGGGTCGAGTCGGAGGCGGACAAGCAGGCCCTGATCCAGGATCCGGCCACCCCGTTCTTCACCACCGCCCACTTCGACGGCCACCCGTCGGTCCTGCTGCGAGCCTCCCGGGTCGGCGAGCTGACCCGGGCCGAGCTGGCCGAGATCGTTCAGGATGCCTGGCTGTCCCGCGCCTCGGCGCGCCGCGCGGCCGCCTGGCTGCGGTCACGCGACGTGGCGGGCGGGGCGGAGCAGGGTCAGGGCACGTAGCGCCTCGGCACGGGAGATGGGCTGGTCGTCGTCGGCCTGGACGGCCAGCGCCATCTCGATCGCCTGCCGGATCCACGCCGTCTTGGGCAGGTCGGCGGCCTTGGCCGCGGCGGCGACGGACTGGTCGAGGTCGACCGGCAGGCGCAGCGAGCGGACCACCATGA
Above is a genomic segment from Actinoplanes ianthinogenes containing:
- a CDS encoding MmcQ/YjbR family DNA-binding protein, translated to MDRPARITDVHELALGMPHVTVEHAIDNPVYQVGGKSFVFFRNPRPDAVDPETGERYTDVIVFWVESEADKQALIQDPATPFFTTAHFDGHPSVLLRASRVGELTRAELAEIVQDAWLSRASARRAAAWLRSRDVAGGAEQGQGT